From Acidovorax sp. 1608163:
GCCCACAGCGCGTGCGCGGTGCCGCGCCGGTACCACTTTGTAGTGCGAGTAGTCGCCCTTGCAGGGGGCTGGGTGGTGCATGGGGGCCTCCGGCGCAGCGGGCGCAGGGGCGCGGGCCGCGCCGCTGGACAACGGGGCAGACGGCGTGGAGCCCAGCGGGCGCAGGTGACCAGCGTCATCCAGGGTGGTCGTCGTTGACATGGGCCAGTCCTTCGTAAAACAAAAATAGGGGTTCTCTGCAACCCAGGATCAGGCTGCCCGGGCGTGGGCTGCTGGCGCTGCAGGCGCGGGCCCATGCACGCTGCCCAGCAGCCCCGTCGGCTGCACAAACAAGTGCTGGGCGCGGGACGCCAGAAAATGCGGTGCATCGGCCAGGGAAGGCACCTCAGGCGACAGGCGCTTTTCAAACGGCAGCGACCGGTAGGTACCCGCCGGGGCCGCCACATCAAACAAGGCCGAGTAGCCCAGGCCCTGGTACAGGCCCACCGCCTCGGGCTGGCGAAACCCCGTGGTCAGGTAGATGCGGCGGTAGCCCTGGCGCAGCACCTGCGCCTCCAGTTCCGCCATCACCTTGCAGGCCAGCCCCTGGCGGCGCCACTGCGAGTGGGTCCACATGCGCTTGAGTTCTGCCGTGTCGTCGTCATAGCGCTTGAAGGCGCCACCCGCCACCGCCTGCCCTTGCCGCAGCAGCAGTACAAAATTGCCACCCTGCGCGGGCGCAAACAGCTGCGGCGGGTACTTCTCCATCTCCCGAGGGCTGCCGTCCTGCTGGTAGAACTCGCCGTAGCGGCTGTCGTATTCGTAGGTCAGCTCCTGCACCAGGGGCTGGGCCAGGGGGTCCAGCGGGGTGGTGTAGACAAACAGGTCGCTCATGCGATGG
This genomic window contains:
- a CDS encoding GNAT family N-acetyltransferase; this encodes MSDLFVYTTPLDPLAQPLVQELTYEYDSRYGEFYQQDGSPREMEKYPPQLFAPAQGGNFVLLLRQGQAVAGGAFKRYDDDTAELKRMWTHSQWRRQGLACKVMAELEAQVLRQGYRRIYLTTGFRQPEAVGLYQGLGYSALFDVAAPAGTYRSLPFEKRLSPEVPSLADAPHFLASRAQHLFVQPTGLLGSVHGPAPAAPAAHARAA